The following proteins are co-located in the Desulfuromonas acetexigens genome:
- a CDS encoding proton-conducting transporter membrane subunit encodes MITALILLPLVAAVAAALLPPLRLGGWLLPLVAAAHFALALATPLSPAGTGEWLLLDPLGRLVLIVTSLLFLLCSIYAVAYLRFHEQQRDNRAMVPCLLFFLGTLTLATVAHHLGLLWVAVETTTLASAPLIYYNRNRLSIEATWKYLLLGSVGIALAMLGILCTAYAVLHVGQPVSLQFDQLLATVSNSSRPWLHTGFVFLLVGFGTKMGLAPLHSWKPDAYGEAPALVGALLAGGLTSVAFLGILRGVQLMAAAGDLALARQSLIIMGLLSLALAAVFVVKQPDVKRMLAYSSVEHMGILALGVGIGGLATFGAMLHLVNNSLTKGALFLSVGNIQRAYASKHLSEVRGALSRVPLSAGIFIAGFLAITGSPPFGPFISEFTILRGIFGEGHPWLGGVFLLLLAIVFIGMGGTVLMATQGEVPADTPPSEHRDSVMLAGPPLILLALVLVLGLYLPEPLRVGLEQAAALLEAKP; translated from the coding sequence ATGATTACCGCGCTGATCCTGTTACCGCTCGTCGCCGCCGTCGCCGCCGCCTTGCTTCCCCCCCTGCGCCTGGGCGGATGGCTGCTGCCCTTGGTCGCAGCCGCTCATTTCGCCCTGGCCCTGGCCACCCCTCTGTCTCCGGCCGGGACCGGCGAATGGCTGCTTCTCGACCCCCTGGGCCGCCTGGTGCTGATCGTGACCAGCCTGCTCTTTCTCCTCTGCTCCATCTATGCCGTGGCTTACCTGCGTTTTCACGAGCAGCAGCGGGACAACCGGGCGATGGTGCCGTGCCTGCTCTTCTTTCTCGGCACCCTCACTCTGGCCACCGTAGCCCATCATCTCGGTCTGCTCTGGGTGGCGGTGGAGACCACGACCCTGGCGAGCGCGCCCCTCATCTATTACAACCGCAACCGGCTCTCCATCGAGGCGACCTGGAAATACCTGCTGCTCGGTTCGGTCGGCATCGCCCTCGCCATGCTCGGCATTCTCTGCACCGCCTACGCCGTCCTCCATGTCGGCCAGCCGGTCAGCCTGCAATTCGATCAACTGCTCGCCACCGTCAGCAACTCCTCCCGCCCCTGGCTGCACACCGGTTTCGTTTTTCTGCTCGTCGGTTTCGGTACCAAGATGGGCCTGGCCCCCCTGCACAGCTGGAAACCGGATGCCTACGGCGAAGCGCCGGCCCTGGTCGGCGCCCTGCTCGCCGGCGGTCTGACCAGCGTCGCCTTCCTCGGCATCCTGCGCGGAGTGCAGCTCATGGCCGCCGCCGGCGATCTCGCCCTAGCCCGTCAATCCCTGATCATCATGGGCCTCCTTTCCCTGGCCCTGGCGGCGGTCTTTGTGGTCAAACAGCCGGACGTCAAGCGCATGCTCGCCTACTCCAGCGTCGAGCACATGGGGATTCTCGCCCTCGGCGTCGGCATCGGCGGACTGGCGACCTTCGGCGCCATGCTCCACCTGGTCAACAATTCCTTGACCAAGGGGGCGCTCTTCCTCTCCGTCGGGAATATCCAGCGCGCCTACGCCAGCAAACATCTCAGCGAAGTACGCGGCGCCCTGAGCCGGGTACCCTTGTCGGCGGGGATCTTCATCGCCGGCTTCCTCGCCATCACCGGCAGCCCCCCCTTCGGCCCCTTCATCAGCGAATTCACCATCCTCCGGGGGATCTTCGGCGAAGGGCACCCCTGGCTCGGCGGTGTCTTTCTGCTGCTGCTGGCCATCGTCTTCATCGGCATGGGCGGCACGGTGCTGATGGCAACCCAGGGGGAGGTCCCCGCCGACACCCCCCCTTCCGAGCATCGGGATTCGGTTATGCTCGCCGGCCCGCCGCTGATATTGCTGGCCCTGGTTCTGGTCCTCGGCCTCTATCTGCCCGAGCCTTTGCGTGTCGGTCTCGAGCAGGCCGCCGCCCTGCTGGAGGCGAAACCATGA
- a CDS encoding NADH-quinone oxidoreductase subunit C, with protein sequence MIPNGCLTFRPGETLKIADIPSLPYADYAQALLDLVAADGRVSACFADAADGSAKLDLYALIARDRQGDLALLKTAIGESFPSLTPDCPQLHLFEREIAEQYGVVAEGHPWFKPVRFHQTWRRGKDAWNRPSDRRPLVGEMDFYRIDGDEVHEVAVGPVHAGVIEPGHFRFQCHGEEVMHLEISLGYQHRGIERLLVGGPHKSTPFQMETAAGDTSTGHMTAYSQVIEALAGAEVPPRGEALRTVGQEFERLANHVGDLGAIAGDVGFLPTSAYCGRLRGDYLNFSSELCGNRFSRGLVRPGGTLIDCGRELADLILKRLESVEYNTRGAIELMFDTPSVLGRMEGVGLVSLEAAEQLGLVGGAARACGLRRDIRLTHPSGAWRGHFDTIPQETDGDVNARAQIRRRELYTALSWVKKQLKKLPEGPHLIPPGKPGANLFTAALVEGWRGELVHVALTDDQGRFRRYKIVDPSFHNWSGLAMALRNEQISDFPLCNKSFNLSYCGFDL encoded by the coding sequence ATGATACCCAACGGCTGCCTGACCTTCCGCCCCGGTGAAACCCTGAAAATCGCCGATATTCCGTCCCTGCCCTATGCCGACTACGCCCAGGCGCTGCTCGATCTGGTCGCGGCCGACGGCCGGGTCTCCGCCTGCTTCGCCGATGCCGCGGACGGCTCCGCGAAGCTCGATCTCTACGCCCTGATCGCCCGAGATCGGCAGGGAGATCTGGCTCTGCTCAAGACCGCCATCGGCGAGAGCTTCCCGTCCCTGACCCCGGATTGCCCACAACTGCATCTCTTCGAACGGGAGATCGCCGAGCAGTACGGTGTCGTCGCCGAAGGCCATCCCTGGTTCAAGCCGGTGCGCTTTCATCAGACATGGCGTCGGGGGAAGGATGCCTGGAACCGTCCCAGCGACCGCCGCCCCCTCGTCGGGGAGATGGATTTCTACCGGATCGACGGGGACGAGGTGCATGAGGTCGCGGTCGGGCCGGTCCATGCCGGGGTCATCGAACCGGGGCATTTCCGCTTCCAATGTCACGGCGAAGAAGTCATGCATCTGGAAATTTCCCTCGGCTATCAGCATCGCGGGATCGAACGCCTGCTCGTCGGCGGCCCGCACAAGTCGACCCCCTTTCAGATGGAGACCGCCGCCGGCGACACCAGCACCGGCCACATGACCGCCTACTCTCAGGTCATCGAAGCCCTCGCCGGGGCCGAGGTGCCACCCCGTGGGGAAGCGCTGCGCACCGTGGGCCAAGAATTCGAACGGCTGGCCAATCACGTCGGCGATCTCGGCGCCATCGCCGGAGATGTCGGCTTTCTGCCCACCTCCGCCTATTGCGGCCGCCTGCGCGGGGACTATCTCAACTTCAGTTCCGAACTCTGCGGTAACCGTTTCAGCCGCGGCCTGGTCCGCCCCGGCGGCACCCTGATCGACTGCGGCCGGGAGTTGGCCGACCTTATCCTGAAAAGGCTGGAGTCGGTGGAATACAATACCCGGGGAGCGATCGAGCTGATGTTCGACACCCCTTCAGTCCTCGGGCGCATGGAAGGGGTCGGCCTCGTTTCCCTGGAGGCCGCCGAGCAGCTCGGCCTGGTCGGCGGCGCGGCCCGCGCCTGCGGCCTGCGCCGGGACATCCGCCTGACCCACCCGAGCGGCGCCTGGCGCGGCCACTTCGACACCATCCCCCAGGAGACGGACGGCGACGTCAACGCCCGCGCCCAGATCCGCCGCCGCGAGCTCTACACCGCCCTGAGTTGGGTCAAGAAGCAGCTGAAAAAGCTTCCCGAAGGTCCGCACCTCATTCCGCCGGGGAAACCGGGCGCGAATCTCTTCACCGCCGCTCTGGTGGAAGGCTGGCGCGGAGAACTGGTGCATGTGGCCCTGACCGACGACCAGGGGCGTTTCCGCCGCTACAAGATCGTCGACCCCTCCTTCCACAACTGGAGCGGGCTGGCTATGGCCCTGCGCAACGAGCAGATTTCCGACTTTCCCCTGTGCAACAAAAGCTTCAATCTCTCCTATTGCGGATTCGATCTGTAG
- a CDS encoding 4Fe-4S dicluster domain-containing protein — translation MLKIIRERWRQGYRTGKFPKVEPVLAERFRGLPRLPETACPKDCRACTEVCPTDALSLGEGRPVIDLGRCLFCGDCARACPAERLCLTGNYHLAASRREDLRQKENEAPQVAALNARMQSLFGRSLKLRQVSAGGCNACEADLNVLGTLVFDLGRFGIQFVASPRHADGLLVTGPVTENMKGALLDTYAAVAEPKLVIAAGACAISGGPFIGSPEIHHGIGDLLPVDLYIPGCPPHPYTSLDGMLRLLGRLK, via the coding sequence ATGCTGAAAATCATCCGTGAACGCTGGCGGCAAGGCTACCGCACCGGTAAATTTCCCAAGGTCGAGCCGGTGCTGGCGGAACGCTTTCGCGGCCTGCCGCGTCTCCCCGAAACGGCCTGCCCCAAGGATTGCCGCGCCTGCACCGAGGTCTGCCCCACCGACGCCCTCAGCCTCGGAGAGGGTCGACCGGTCATCGACCTCGGGCGCTGCCTTTTCTGCGGCGACTGCGCCCGTGCCTGCCCCGCAGAAAGGTTGTGCCTGACCGGCAACTACCATCTCGCCGCCTCCCGCCGCGAGGACCTGCGGCAAAAAGAGAACGAGGCGCCGCAAGTCGCCGCCCTCAACGCCCGCATGCAAAGCCTTTTCGGCCGTTCCTTGAAATTGCGCCAGGTCTCCGCTGGTGGCTGTAACGCCTGCGAGGCCGACCTCAACGTCCTCGGCACCCTGGTCTTTGATCTTGGGCGTTTCGGCATCCAGTTCGTCGCCTCTCCCCGTCACGCCGACGGCCTGCTGGTGACCGGCCCGGTCACGGAAAACATGAAGGGCGCACTGCTCGACACCTACGCCGCCGTCGCCGAGCCGAAACTGGTTATCGCCGCCGGCGCCTGCGCGATCAGCGGCGGCCCCTTCATCGGCAGCCCGGAAATCCACCACGGCATCGGCGATCTGCTCCCCGTCGATCTCTACATTCCCGGGTGCCCCCCTCATCCCTATACCAGCCTCGACGGCATGTTGCGCCTGCTCGGCCGCCTGAAGTAG
- a CDS encoding FmdB family zinc ribbon protein: MPIYEYACPACGHRFEKIQRQRSAEQPCPKCGAAGQPAVSRPAATSANCGSGGFT, translated from the coding sequence ATGCCCATTTATGAATATGCCTGCCCGGCCTGTGGCCACCGTTTCGAGAAAATCCAACGTCAGCGTAGCGCCGAGCAGCCCTGCCCGAAATGTGGCGCCGCTGGCCAACCCGCCGTTTCCCGCCCGGCGGCCACCTCCGCCAACTGCGGCAGCGGCGGCTTCACCTGA
- a CDS encoding glycosyltransferase, translating into MRKTGFLIIALVILANLAAWTLLNRPATAPDWTAPYNGLSFSPLREGQDAMKDELPSAAEIDQDLALVQDKTLRVRTYSSLDTLGQIPEMAQARGLKVTAGAWLDQDEANNRAEIEHLVANANRWASIERVIVGNEAVLRGDLTVAQLSAYIDQVRKSTRVPVGSAEPPHVWLEHPELAAAVDFIAVHILPYWEGVTAEEAPQWALSRYQEVVAAFPDKPVVIGEVGWPSAGSRFMGAKASLVNQSVFIREFLHLAQQHQIDYFLMEAFDQPWKKALEGAVGAHWGIFDAERQAKFPLTGDISAVPHWPWQAGLATVLALVPMVLFLRHWDNLKRRGQLFFAALIQLTASLFAWTALLPLAVEMSTVGTIVWGLLLPAQLGLLLVILTNGLEMTEMLWVKRWKRYFAPQNPERDREFPMASIHLAIHNEPPELVFKTLDGLAALDYPNFEVLVIDNNTVNEEVWKPVEEYCARLGKHFRFFHLPKWPGYKAGALNFALGETHPDAQVVGVIDADYIVSPDWLRALVPYFDKPEVGFVQAPQDNREWRGDIFQTMINWEYNGFFQIGMVHRNERNAIIQHGTMTLMRRDALEQVGKWSEWCICEDAELGLRLFKAGYESVYVNHNFGEGITPTSFAGYKGQRWRWTYGAVQILRGHWRSLLPWTKSNLTAGQKFHFVTGWMPWFTDALHLLFTLAGVAWTIGILLRPQDFEVPLAVFLVPTLGLFLFKVAHALILYRARVKCSFLQSLAASVAGMGLTHTIARAIFTGLLQPSHPFLRTPKGEGRQALLKGVIMAWEETQIFLLLVVSAIASFWFFGPHNPEGTLWGVLLLVQSIPYGAALATSMASCMPRLDLVLPKLAAMPRLLTARARRNPLG; encoded by the coding sequence ATGCGCAAAACCGGATTTCTGATCATCGCTCTGGTTATTCTCGCCAACCTCGCCGCCTGGACCCTGCTCAACCGCCCGGCGACGGCTCCCGACTGGACCGCACCCTACAACGGCCTCTCCTTCAGCCCCCTCCGTGAAGGCCAGGACGCTATGAAAGACGAGCTGCCCAGCGCCGCGGAGATCGATCAGGACCTCGCCTTGGTCCAGGATAAAACCCTGCGCGTGCGGACCTATTCCTCCCTCGACACCCTCGGGCAGATTCCCGAAATGGCTCAGGCCCGTGGGCTGAAGGTCACCGCCGGCGCCTGGCTCGACCAGGATGAAGCCAACAACCGCGCGGAGATCGAGCACCTGGTCGCCAACGCCAACCGCTGGGCGAGCATCGAGCGGGTCATCGTCGGCAACGAGGCGGTGCTACGCGGCGACCTGACCGTCGCCCAGCTCAGCGCCTATATCGACCAGGTCCGTAAATCGACCCGGGTGCCGGTCGGCAGCGCCGAGCCGCCCCACGTCTGGCTCGAGCATCCGGAACTGGCCGCCGCCGTCGACTTCATCGCCGTACATATCCTCCCCTACTGGGAAGGGGTAACCGCCGAAGAAGCACCCCAATGGGCCCTCAGCCGTTACCAGGAAGTGGTCGCCGCCTTCCCCGACAAGCCGGTGGTGATCGGCGAGGTCGGCTGGCCGAGCGCCGGCAGCCGCTTCATGGGCGCCAAGGCGTCGCTGGTTAATCAGTCTGTCTTTATCCGCGAATTCTTGCACCTGGCCCAGCAGCACCAGATCGACTACTTCCTCATGGAAGCCTTCGACCAGCCCTGGAAGAAGGCCCTGGAAGGCGCCGTCGGCGCTCACTGGGGGATTTTCGACGCCGAGCGCCAGGCCAAGTTCCCCCTGACCGGCGACATCTCTGCCGTTCCCCATTGGCCCTGGCAAGCCGGCCTGGCCACGGTGCTGGCGCTGGTGCCGATGGTCCTCTTCCTGCGCCACTGGGATAACCTCAAGCGCCGCGGCCAGCTCTTCTTCGCCGCCCTTATCCAGCTGACCGCCTCGCTCTTCGCCTGGACGGCGCTGCTTCCCCTGGCCGTCGAAATGAGCACGGTCGGGACGATCGTCTGGGGCCTGCTGCTGCCGGCCCAGCTCGGCCTGCTGCTGGTGATTCTGACCAACGGCCTGGAAATGACCGAGATGCTCTGGGTCAAGCGCTGGAAGCGTTATTTCGCGCCGCAGAATCCGGAACGGGACCGGGAATTCCCCATGGCCTCGATCCATCTGGCTATCCACAACGAGCCGCCGGAACTGGTCTTCAAGACCCTCGACGGTCTCGCCGCCCTCGACTATCCCAATTTCGAGGTGCTGGTCATCGACAACAACACCGTCAACGAAGAAGTTTGGAAGCCGGTGGAGGAATACTGCGCCCGTCTCGGCAAACACTTCCGCTTCTTCCATCTGCCGAAATGGCCGGGCTACAAAGCTGGGGCGCTCAACTTCGCCCTTGGTGAGACCCATCCCGACGCCCAGGTGGTCGGGGTCATCGACGCCGACTACATCGTCAGCCCCGACTGGCTGCGCGCCCTCGTCCCCTACTTCGACAAGCCCGAAGTCGGCTTTGTCCAGGCACCCCAGGACAACCGCGAATGGCGGGGAGATATCTTCCAGACCATGATCAACTGGGAGTACAACGGCTTCTTCCAGATCGGCATGGTCCATCGCAACGAGCGCAACGCCATCATCCAGCACGGCACCATGACCCTGATGCGGCGCGATGCCCTGGAGCAGGTCGGCAAATGGAGCGAATGGTGTATCTGTGAAGATGCCGAACTCGGCCTGCGGCTGTTCAAGGCCGGTTACGAGTCGGTCTATGTCAACCATAACTTCGGCGAGGGGATCACTCCGACCAGCTTCGCCGGCTACAAAGGCCAGCGCTGGCGCTGGACCTACGGCGCGGTGCAGATCCTGCGCGGCCACTGGCGTTCGCTCCTCCCCTGGACCAAGTCGAACCTCACCGCCGGGCAGAAGTTCCACTTCGTCACCGGTTGGATGCCCTGGTTCACCGACGCCCTGCATCTGCTCTTCACCCTGGCCGGCGTCGCTTGGACCATCGGCATTCTGCTGCGCCCCCAGGATTTCGAAGTCCCCTTGGCGGTCTTTTTGGTGCCGACCCTGGGCCTGTTTCTGTTCAAGGTCGCCCACGCCCTGATTCTCTACCGGGCGCGGGTCAAGTGCAGCTTCCTCCAGAGCCTGGCTGCCTCCGTCGCCGGCATGGGCCTGACCCACACCATCGCCCGGGCGATTTTCACCGGGCTGTTGCAGCCGAGCCACCCCTTCCTGCGCACCCCCAAGGGGGAGGGACGCCAGGCGCTGCTCAAAGGCGTCATCATGGCTTGGGAAGAGACCCAGATTTTCCTGCTGCTGGTCGTTTCGGCGATCGCCAGCTTCTGGTTCTTTGGCCCCCACAACCCCGAAGGAACCCTCTGGGGCGTGCTCCTGCTGGTCCAGTCGATTCCCTACGGCGCCGCCCTGGCGACCTCCATGGCCAGTTGCATGCCCCGCCTGGATCTGGTCTTGCCGAAACTGGCCGCCATGCCCCGGCTGCTCACCGCTCGTGCCCGGCGTAATCCGCTGGGTTGA
- a CDS encoding YqaA family protein, with product MDELLIAHGYPALFLVAFLASTLLPLGSEWLLVVLVLNGFDPVASVLTATLGNTLGALTTYGIGLWGGPFLVERVLRIDAAARARAEGFYARYGRWSLLASWLPVVGDPLCLVGGILRVRLWSFVLLVATGKLARYAVVALAALESA from the coding sequence ATGGATGAGCTGCTGATCGCGCACGGCTATCCCGCGTTGTTTCTGGTCGCTTTTCTCGCCTCGACTCTGCTTCCCCTCGGTTCGGAATGGCTGTTGGTGGTGCTGGTACTCAATGGCTTCGATCCGGTCGCTTCGGTACTGACGGCGACCCTGGGCAACACCCTGGGGGCGCTCACCACCTATGGCATCGGCCTTTGGGGCGGTCCCTTCCTCGTTGAACGGGTGTTGCGCATCGACGCCGCTGCCCGGGCACGGGCCGAGGGTTTCTACGCCCGCTACGGACGCTGGTCTCTGCTTGCCTCCTGGCTGCCGGTGGTGGGCGATCCTCTGTGTCTGGTCGGCGGCATCCTGCGGGTCAGGCTGTGGTCCTTTGTGCTGTTGGTTGCGACCGGAAAGCTGGCCCGCTATGCCGTCGTCGCTCTCGCGGCGCTGGAGAGTGCTTGA
- a CDS encoding DEAD/DEAH box helicase, with the protein MDFSTFAFHPQVAEGITAAGYLTPTPIQAQAIPAVMAGRDVMGLAQTGTGKTAAFALPILHRLLAGERGRVRALVIAPTRELAEQIHENITTLGARTGLRGMTIYGGVGINPQFAKLKKGVEIVVACPGRLQDHLDQGTIDLSHLEVLVLDEADQMFDMGFFPAIRKILKRLPAQRQTLLFSATMPDEIRGLAQDVLRDPVTVQVGTTAPAVTVSHALYPVAQHLKTPLLLELLRHTDTGSVLIFTRTKHRAKRLGEQLSKAGHRAASLQGNLSQNRRQEALDGFRDGTFQVLVATDIAARGIDVSQVSHVINYDIPDTTEAYVHRIGRTGRAARSGDAFTLVTTEDAVMVRAIERVLGKPLEQRKLVGFDYAVPAPVKDREFARPPRQPSRPKAKSKAPAAPTPRPAGKAAPNRRNSSGRRPAGAARG; encoded by the coding sequence ATGGATTTCAGCACATTCGCCTTTCATCCCCAGGTCGCCGAAGGCATCACCGCCGCCGGTTACCTGACGCCCACCCCCATTCAGGCCCAGGCCATTCCGGCAGTCATGGCCGGACGTGACGTTATGGGTCTGGCCCAGACCGGCACCGGTAAAACCGCCGCCTTCGCCCTGCCCATCCTCCACCGGCTCCTTGCCGGGGAGCGCGGCCGGGTGCGGGCGCTGGTCATCGCCCCGACCCGCGAACTGGCCGAGCAGATTCACGAAAACATCACCACCCTCGGCGCCCGCACCGGTCTGCGCGGCATGACCATCTACGGCGGCGTCGGCATCAATCCGCAGTTTGCCAAGCTGAAAAAAGGGGTCGAAATCGTCGTCGCCTGCCCCGGCCGTTTGCAGGATCACCTCGATCAGGGGACGATTGATCTCTCCCATCTCGAGGTGCTGGTCCTCGACGAAGCGGACCAGATGTTCGACATGGGTTTCTTTCCGGCGATCCGCAAGATCCTCAAGCGCTTGCCCGCCCAGCGGCAGACCCTGCTCTTTTCCGCGACCATGCCTGACGAGATTCGCGGCCTGGCGCAGGATGTGCTGAGGGATCCGGTGACGGTTCAGGTCGGCACCACCGCCCCGGCGGTGACCGTCAGCCACGCCCTCTATCCGGTGGCGCAGCATCTCAAGACGCCGCTCCTACTCGAATTGCTGCGGCACACCGATACCGGCTCGGTGCTGATCTTCACCCGCACCAAGCATCGCGCCAAGCGCCTCGGCGAACAGCTGAGCAAGGCCGGCCACCGGGCCGCCTCCCTGCAGGGGAATCTCTCCCAGAACCGGCGCCAGGAGGCCCTTGACGGTTTCCGCGACGGCACCTTTCAGGTACTGGTGGCGACCGACATCGCCGCCCGGGGAATCGACGTGAGCCAGGTTTCCCACGTCATCAACTACGATATCCCCGACACCACCGAGGCTTACGTGCACCGCATCGGCCGCACCGGCCGCGCCGCTCGTTCCGGCGATGCCTTTACCCTGGTGACGACGGAAGATGCCGTCATGGTGCGGGCCATCGAGCGGGTGCTCGGCAAGCCCCTGGAGCAGCGCAAACTCGTCGGTTTCGATTATGCGGTCCCGGCCCCGGTCAAGGATCGGGAGTTCGCCCGTCCCCCGCGTCAGCCTTCCCGGCCCAAGGCCAAGAGTAAGGCTCCGGCCGCCCCAACTCCCCGCCCGGCGGGCAAGGCCGCGCCCAACCGGCGCAATAGTTCCGGTCGACGTCCAGCCGGCGCCGCGCGCGGCTGA
- a CDS encoding glucose 1-dehydrogenase gives MTDFSGRTILVTGGAQGIGQGIVRYLLSHGANVVAADIDGEACAFLERELASPRLLTVVADVADEIAVRRCLEEVHRRFGSLSGLVNNAALAHAHSGPLEALSLEDWNRVLAVNLTGAFLVTREALPLLRAVGDGAVVNIASTRALQSEAECEAYAASKGGLVALTHAMALSLGPEVRVNAISPGWIETGEMQKPSARHPVNHSDADRAQHPVGRVGLPEDIAALAAFLLGPEAGFITGQNFVVDGGMTRKMIYAE, from the coding sequence ATGACGGATTTCAGCGGCAGGACCATTCTTGTCACCGGCGGTGCCCAGGGGATCGGCCAGGGGATCGTGCGCTATCTACTTTCCCACGGAGCTAACGTGGTCGCCGCCGATATCGATGGCGAGGCCTGCGCCTTCCTCGAAAGAGAACTGGCGTCACCGCGCCTGCTGACGGTGGTCGCCGACGTCGCCGACGAAATCGCGGTGCGCCGCTGCCTCGAAGAGGTCCACCGACGCTTCGGCAGCCTTTCCGGACTGGTCAACAACGCCGCCCTCGCCCATGCCCATTCCGGCCCCCTCGAAGCGTTGTCCCTCGAAGACTGGAACCGGGTGTTGGCGGTCAACCTGACCGGCGCCTTCCTCGTCACCCGTGAGGCCCTGCCCCTGTTGCGCGCCGTCGGCGACGGGGCCGTGGTCAACATCGCCTCGACCCGCGCCCTGCAATCGGAAGCGGAGTGCGAAGCCTACGCCGCGAGCAAGGGCGGACTCGTCGCCCTGACCCACGCGATGGCCCTGAGTCTCGGCCCCGAAGTGCGGGTCAACGCCATCTCGCCGGGCTGGATCGAAACCGGCGAGATGCAAAAGCCCTCGGCCCGTCACCCGGTCAACCACAGCGACGCCGACCGCGCCCAGCATCCCGTCGGCCGGGTCGGCCTGCCCGAGGACATCGCCGCTCTCGCCGCCTTTCTCCTCGGCCCCGAAGCGGGCTTCATCACCGGCCAGAACTTTGTCGTTGACGGCGGCATGACCCGCAAGATGATCTACGCCGAGTAA
- a CDS encoding DUF3014 domain-containing protein, with protein MKKSILLPAALFVALLGAIFLFFAPRKPQPGTAVVAPVTAPAAEPAAAEPQYPLTPPPEAATEQPTKPSADETAPPQVAATEDSEVVMARLLALLRGQARSGELLILDHFIPRFVVTVDNLAGKDLSRKQLPVKGASGPFLVHNSAEGEGIHPDNARRYSAFVALAEALDSRELVDLYVRLYPEFQKAYENLGQPKAYFNDRLIAVIDHLLATPEPTEPIRLHRPKILYQFADPDLEERGAGQKILLRVGADNRARLKAKLQSLRAELLTRVIAPAVEKTEP; from the coding sequence ATGAAAAAATCCATCCTTCTTCCCGCCGCCCTGTTCGTCGCCCTGCTCGGGGCGATCTTTCTTTTCTTCGCTCCCCGCAAACCCCAGCCGGGAACCGCGGTCGTCGCGCCCGTCACGGCGCCGGCCGCGGAACCCGCCGCCGCCGAACCCCAGTACCCTCTGACCCCGCCTCCGGAAGCCGCGACGGAACAACCGACGAAACCCTCTGCCGACGAAACTGCCCCGCCCCAGGTCGCCGCCACCGAGGATTCGGAAGTCGTCATGGCCCGCCTGCTCGCGCTGCTGCGGGGGCAGGCGCGAAGTGGCGAACTGCTCATCCTCGACCACTTCATCCCGCGCTTCGTCGTCACCGTCGACAACCTCGCCGGCAAGGATCTGTCGCGCAAGCAACTGCCGGTCAAGGGCGCATCCGGCCCCTTCCTGGTCCACAACAGCGCCGAGGGGGAAGGGATCCATCCCGACAACGCCCGCCGCTACAGCGCCTTCGTGGCCCTCGCCGAAGCCCTCGACAGCCGCGAACTGGTCGATCTCTACGTCCGCCTCTATCCCGAATTTCAAAAAGCCTATGAGAATCTCGGCCAGCCCAAGGCCTATTTCAACGACCGCCTGATCGCCGTCATCGATCACCTGCTGGCGACGCCGGAACCGACGGAACCGATTCGTCTCCACCGCCCCAAAATCCTCTACCAGTTCGCCGACCCCGATCTGGAAGAACGCGGCGCCGGACAGAAAATCCTGCTGCGTGTCGGCGCCGACAATCGCGCGCGACTTAAGGCCAAGCTGCAAAGCCTGCGCGCCGAACTGCTGACCCGGGTCATCGCCCCGGCCGTGGAGAAAACGGAACCATGA
- a CDS encoding V4R domain-containing protein, translating into MKMNNEAHGYDFHWDDLGDPKTGRPHLGDSVSLAVYRLMVFTFKDTLSKEYGLEKTKDLFVKAGHLAGRQFCRNLLDKSLDLDGFIAALKQKLIEMKIGILRIEQADRERLTFTLTVSEDLDCSGLPVLGDTICDYDEGFIAGIFEEYVGRPFTAREVDCWATGDRTCRFAVEAL; encoded by the coding sequence ATGAAAATGAACAACGAAGCGCACGGCTACGACTTTCACTGGGACGATCTGGGTGATCCGAAAACCGGCCGACCCCACCTCGGCGACAGCGTCTCCCTCGCCGTCTACCGGCTTATGGTCTTTACCTTCAAGGACACCCTCTCCAAGGAGTATGGCCTCGAAAAGACCAAAGATCTCTTCGTCAAGGCCGGGCATCTTGCCGGGCGCCAGTTCTGCCGCAACCTGCTCGACAAAAGCCTCGATCTCGACGGCTTCATCGCCGCCCTCAAGCAGAAACTTATCGAAATGAAGATTGGCATTCTGCGCATCGAACAGGCCGACCGCGAGCGCCTGACCTTCACCCTCACCGTCTCCGAGGACCTCGACTGTTCCGGTCTGCCGGTGCTCGGCGATACCATCTGCGATTACGATGAAGGCTTCATCGCCGGGATTTTCGAGGAATACGTCGGCCGTCCCTTCACCGCCCGGGAGGTCGACTGCTGGGCCACCGGCGACCGCACCTGCCGCTTCGCGGTCGAGGCGCTCTGA